The Paraflavitalea devenefica genomic interval TTACGGTGAAGGAGCTGACCAGTCATACCCCCAAGAACTATGCGATCACCCGGCTGCGTTTGTTGGCTGCTACCGAAAAGGTTACTGCGGCCGGTACGGAAGTGTTGCTGCTTGGTAAAACGGTGCAGGCTACCCCCAACCATCCTGTGCTGACCACCAACGGGCAAAAGAAGATGGGGGAACTTGTTACCGGTGATGAGATCCTTTGCCAGGACCAAGCGACCGGGCGCTACCAGGCTTTCCAGGTGTGGCATAAAACGGAATCGGCCGGTGGATGGCAGCCGGTGTATAATATTGTGGCTGATGGGGGGAGTACGTTTATGATGAATGGGGTGATGGTGTTGCAGAAGTAGCTTCGAGCTACGAGCTTTGAGCTTCGAGCTGCGTTTGCTTTGCAGGCACAAGCGAAGAAGTTTTTGCTGACGGCTGCGGGGTTGTTGTTGTGTTTCGTTTAGGCTCAAGGCGTTAGGAGCCATTTGACTTTATAAAAAAACTGCTGATTGCATAACTTTTTGTGCTAATCCGACAAATCATATAGACTAATTTGCATACAGGTTCAGGATTTCTTACGACCTGGCAGTATGATGTTTCAATTTGATACGATCTTCTATTACGTGCATTCTCACCTTTTGTAGTTAACAGTAGCAGCTAACGGTAGCCGTACCGCGACGTCCCTCTATGTCGTCAGGTGCTATCCCATTGTCTGTACACTGATACGGAAACAGCTTTACGATTATGACATTGAAGGCTTAATGGTTTAATGGCATAGCTGTGCACGATGCAGCAGCTATCCCTGGATTAATTACCCATTGCTGTCCGTGGCACAGGACGGCAATGGTGGATCCAGGGTGGAAGCCCGCTTCGCGGGCTCAGGGTGACATTGTTCAAGATGAATAAACAAACTTATAATCCATTTATAATCCATATCAGTTGATGCCCTACCCTACCTGTGAGAATCCATTTCATCAATTAAACCTTTTGCTATGCAAGTTCAACTTACAGAAGCCGACATTGAACGACTGACGCTTGTGCGCGACACTATCCTAAAGAACCTGCGTTATCATTACACGATCCCGGCACTGGCCCAGACAGCCGGCATTAACGAGTTCAAACTGAAAACAGGTTTTAAAGCCCTGTACGGACAGCCCGTTTTTGATTTCCTTACCGAACACCGGATGAAGATGGCCATGGAGCTGATGGAAACGAACAATTATTCCATCGGGGAGATCGCCCACCGCTGTGGCTATAACCACCCTACGAATTTCTGTGCGGCCTTCCGGCGCCGCTATAAGATCCGGCCCTCAGACTACCGGAAGAATATACCCGATCATGTACGCAGCGCTATTTAGCGGTTGCGGCCCTGTTCAACCGGAAGGCATTTGCCTGCAACCCCGACCCACCCGATTACGCAATGATTCATATCCCTGGGCCTTATGGCCCGGGGACTTTGTTACGAGGCTAAAATTTCCGTGCACCTTTATAGTTTATCCTGTTCGCATCATTGCCCTATTTTAACTTCATAGTACCCAACAACCCGATGCCCGAAACTTTATGTACGGTATCCCAACATCCGGGCGGCTGGATGCCGGGCCTGGGCGTCAAAACAACCAATTGCCGGCCATGCTCCGGTGAGGCAGTGTTGAAGCGTGAAGCCTGTCGAAGGGTGAGCCACCCTTTGCCGGTGACCCACGCTTTGACAGGCGAGGCGATCTTGTTCCAGCCCCCGGATCTATTGTTGTACCATTTTATTATGTCAGTATGAAACGTGCCATTGTTGTAGAGATCATTGCTTTTTTGTTTGTGGTCCTGTTCCTGTATACCGGTATCAGCAAGCTGATGGACTATGGTGTTTTCCGGGAACAGTTGGCCGAATCACCTATCCTGAAACCCGTGGCGCCGGTAGTGGCTATCGGGCTGCCCATCCTGGAGTTTGTACTGGCGGCGATGCTGATCATTCCCAAGTGGCGGCTGAAAGGCTTTTACGCCTCTACAGCCCTGATGATCGCTTTTACGCTTTATATTATTGCGCTGATGTTATGGGCCGATCACCTGCCCTGCAGTTGCGGTGGTGTGCTGGCGCAGTTGAGCTGGGGCGAACATATTGTTTTCAACAGCGTGTTTATCGTGCTGGGGATTGTGGGGATCATCCTGGAGCGAAAGATACGGCGCGGCCATCCTCCGGCCATGCCTACCGTGATGCAGTAACCCGGCTTCTATCGTGCCTATAAACCTTTCTTATGATACGATTAAAAGACAAAGACATGGTCAAACTGGCCAAGGCGGAAGCATTGATCATCCGCTCGCTCGACAAGCATTATACGATCGTAGAAATTGCCCGGATGGTGCAAATGCCGGAGAAGCGCTTGAAGTGGGCCTTTAAACATACGTATGGCATGGGCATTTATACTTACCTGAAAACGCAGCGGCTGCTGCGGGCCAAGGTACTGATGCTGGAAAGAAAGCGCGTGCACGAGATTATCCAGGAGATCGGCTATTCCAGTCAAAGTAATTTCAGTAAGGCGTTTACTAAGACGTTTAAGGAAAGGCCTTCGGAGTGGAGGAAGAGCCAGTTGGCGAAGACGGCATAAACTTGCCTTGCCGGCGGTTTTGCTTTTGCTTTTGCTTTTGCTTTGTTCCCGCTGCGCGGGAGGCTTTTTCTGTTCTTTTGCCTTGATGCAAAAGAACCAAAAAATCAAGTCAGGCCCGATCCCTCCGGGCGGCCTGACTGGCCAGCGCCACCCCAGGTACTACTTTGCTGACTAATTATTGGCTTTTATACTTTGGGGTGGATGACTATTGGTAAAAAAACCGCTTGGGGGGATTCCTCCTATGCCGGGGTTACTGATTTTTTGTACCTCCCTGGTATTACTCACTGGTTGTGGATGCCTGTTGGTAAGAAGCCGGTGCTTTTTGGTTCCTCCTATGCCGGGGTTATTGATTACTGGTATCTTCTTATAGCAGGCTTGCTTTTATGGCGTGCTTCTGCATTTATATTTTTATGCGAAGTACGTTTACTGAATAGGGTGTCAGGGTTATTACTCCTTTGTTTTTTATTTCAACGGTGGTTACGGCGGGGGTTACTGCTTCGGGTTGGCCGAGGGTGTTGATGGCATTGGGTGCAGGGCCTTTTAGTACGGCGAGCGTTCCGGTTAGTTTTTTCTTCTTTACCTGTGGTAAGTCGATGGTGCGTTGCTTGGTTTCGCCGGAAGCGTTTATCAGCTTTACAATTAATTCTTTGGTGGTGGTGTCTATGACGGCGGAGGCATAGCAACTGTCCTGTCCCGTTACTGCCATGCCTTCCTGTAATAACGGCACTACATGCGTGCCACGGTTGCGGCTGAATAGCTGCTGTACGTAATAGCTGGGCGTGGCGAGGACGCGGCTGTTATCAAACCAGATGAGGTTGGGCGTCCACTGCCAGGCATCTGTATGGGCAAAGAGGGGCGCATAGGCGCTCATGGTCACGATATCGGCATTGCGCTCCAGGCCGGTCATGAAGGCGGCTTCACTGAGAGCACATAAGAGCGTGTTCCTGTTGTCCTGGCTGCCAATGCGCACACTGTGGCAGGCATACTCGCCTAAGAATATTTTGGGGCCTTTTCGGTCGTAGTTATCGTATTTACCGGCATTCATCAGGAACCAATTGGGCGTTTGGTAGTAATGCTCATCAATGATGTCCACATTTAACTTACGCAGCACCGAATCCATGTATTTGAACTGCGGGTTGGGTGAATAGCCGGTGCTGGTGATGAGTTGTATATCGGGGTAGCGTTGTTTGATGGCTTTGGTGAAAGCCTGTAAGCGTTCAATGTATTGCGGTCCCCAGTTCTCATTGCCGACGCCCAGCCATTTCATGTTGAAAGGAGCCGGATGACCTAGCTCGGCGCGTTTCTTTCCCCAGGGAGTATTTACGTTTCCATTGGCAAATTCTATAAGGTCCAGCGCATCTTGTATATAGGGATTGAGTTGGTCCATGGGCACTACTTCGGCGGTGTTGAACTGGCAGCTCATGCCGCAGTTGATGATGGGCATGGGGGTAGCGCCAATGTCTTCACAGAGCTGGAAGTATTCCAGGAAGCCGAGGCCAAAGCTCTGGTAGTAATCGGGTGTGGGGCGGGCGGCTACGCCGTGGTTCCATTTGTTGATGATGAGCTTTCTTTCTACGCGGGGACCGATGGTCTGCTTCCACTGGTAGCGCTCGTTGAGATCAGTGCCTTCCACGATGCAGCCACCGGGAAAACGGATGAAGCCGGGTTTGATGTCGGCCAGCGCCTGCACCATGTCAGCGCGGAGGCCTTTGGGTCTGCCCTTCCAGGTATCGGATGGATAGCAGGATATCATATCGAGGTCCAGCTTGCCGCTGCCTTCGAACCAGATGACGAGGCGGCCTTTGCGGGCGGTATCGGTGGGTGTGAGGCTGACGGATTGCTCCTGCCACGAGCTGGTGGCTGGTTGGAGGCGGGCGGTGGCGATGGGTTTGCCGGCGGCATTGAGCAGTTCGATGCGCAATTGTATGCCGGGTTGTTGCTGGCGGACTAGCAGCGAAAAATCATACCGTACCTCCTTTTTAATGACCATGCCGCCGAAGCCTTCATTGACCAGGCCGAGGGTATCGGTGGACCGGGGAATATCGAGCTGCAGGTATTTCGGATTGTTGGGATTTTCCTGTTGACGGTTCACGATGATGGCGACACCATCGGGGATGCGGCGGGCGGTGGTCTTCCATCCCATGAGGGGGGTATTGAACTCGAAGGAGCCATTCTTGATGAGGTCGGCATTGAGGCCGCCATCGGCGCCGCGGTTGATGTCTTCAAAGAAGATGCCCCAGAGGGAGGGTTGGATCGCGGTTTTCACCGTGGTGGTGTTTATGACATAGGTGATGGATTCCTGGGCTTGGAGCGTGTAACAGCTTATCAATAGTATGGCAGCGATTCTTAGCATGGTTTGATTTTGTATGGTGCAATCTTACTATAACAGATATTTTCTTCTTTTAACCACTTTAGGGCAAAAGTATTTGTTTGGGATGTTACGAGTGGGAGGCTGTGCGCAGGCATGTTGTTACTTTCGTTGCATTGCATTGTTCTTTTGCTTTGTTCGCGCTGCGCGCGGGGCTTTTTCTGTTCTTTTGCCTTGATGCAAAAGAACCAAAAAATCAAGTCAGGCCCGATCGCTCCGCGCGGCCTGACTGGCCAACGCCACCCCAGGTGGTACTTTGCTGACTAATTATGGGCTTTTATGCTTTGGAGTGCGTGTCTGTTGGTAAGAGGCTGGTGCTTTTTGGGTTCCTACTATGCTGGGGTTGTTGATTGTTTGTATCTTCTTGCTTCTTGCTTGTTACTCATTGGCTTTTTTACTCGCTATTCATTACTCGCTACTCATTACTCATTATTTACTATTCACTACTCACCACTTACTGACTGTCGCCGCTGCTGTACCGGTTATTTGCGGGGTTGCAGGAGGCCTTTTGCATGGAGAGAGATGGCGGAAGGGCCCTGGGCGTGGAGCCAGGCGGGTAGTTGTTCCATCCGCAGCAAGCGTTGTTTTTCTTCCGGCGTGCATGCAAGGAGGTTGTGGATGGTGATCCAGCTTATGTGGAAGCCCTTTGTTTTTTCGCCGAGGAGCTCGTAGGCCAGCGCTTCCACCGCCATGTTCATTTCGGTGGTGATGGCTGTATACAGTTCTGCATATACGCTTAACTCGTACCTGCCGTCGATGCAGCGGTGATCCGGTGGTAAGAACCAGCAATTGGTGAGGTCAATCCCTGACCGGCCATAGAAAGGCAAGAGTAATTCGCCCAGCAGGCCGGGCGGCTGCAGGGCTATGACCTGCCAGCCGGGCATCCTGGGCGCTTTGGCCACGAAGGCCTCCGCCAGGTGGAAGTACCGGACTTTGCCATAGGTGGTAATGATGAGCCGGGACTCCCTCCTCTGGCTGGAAAGAAGTTCAAAGCTGAGGTTTTTCGTACAGGCCATGAGGTGTGTGTTGATCTCTCTGTACCAATATTCCCGCTCCTTCTTGTTCATCGCCGGCAGGGCCAATAAAAGGTTGCTGTACTTTTGGAACCAGGTCCAGAAGTGGTGGGCGTGTGCGTATTTCATGGTAGTTTGTTTTGTGGTTAATTATTGTTGTATGGTACACCGAGTTGCTCACAGGATTCTCGCAGGGGATAAGCAAAGTACTTGCAGAGCTCTGTGAGGAAGACCGCCTGATGATCCTCCCTATTGAGGGCCTCGCGTAGTTCCTGCAATCTACGGCTGGCAGTGGACGCTGTTTTGCCACTGAGGATCTGGACATCCTTTATCGTGGGCTGGTAGAGTTCGGGGGGTAGTTTGCTTTCCTTTTTGTTTGGAACGTTTTTCATAATGACCATGATTTTAATAAGTTAGAGAATAGCTATATGGTTCCGCACATGCAAGCACGTTGACGTCCAGGCATGAGCAGGTAAGCGCGCCTTGTGATGGTTCGTGAGGACACGAACCATGGCGGCAGACACGAACCATGGCGACAGGCGTTGCGTAGACGGCCTATGGCCTTCCACTCCTGTAACCAGTGATCAAAAAAAAGGAATAAGTGGCCTTTTAAAGGCCTGATGCGCGTGTGGTTGGGACAGCGAAGTGCTACTAAGCGGATGGCATGTGTAATGCCTGCGGGAATTATTCACCAGGGACGGGACCATAGAGCATCCGGATGCTCTATTTAGCTTGTACGATTGAGGATATTTGAATGTTACAGCTCCCTGAAAATATTTTTTAGTTTATTTTTTGTCTGCCATTTTGTGGTCTCCGCTTTTCCAAATTTTGGAAATAATGACCGGGCCAGGTATTTTGAGCGGGCTTATTTTGTTTGTCCCGGCTTTCATCTGGTACCACCTTACCCCTGTTACAATTATGTTTAGCTGATTGTAACCTATTGTTATCCTTCTTGTTTCCGGTCTTTTTTGTATTGCCTTTAGTGGCAGGAGGCTTGCTTTCACCCGCATTTTATCACCTTCCCAATGATGCAGATCAAACCAGGCCACGATCGCATATAGGGTGTAATGGGTAGCCCCTGGTGGTGGATTTACTGCCTGATTGGCCGTACAGGCGGGAAAGGTGATCTCTATTTCATTGTCGAGCGTATCCACCGTGATGGGGATGTGGATGTTTACACAACTTTGCCATGGGCAGGCTTCATTGAAGTTAAACCCCTCCAACTGCTGGATGGGACCATTGAGGGGACTACGATTGCCAAAACAATGCTGCTCATCGGCCTGTTGCAGTTCTCTAAGGACATTTGTGAACGGGCGGGCCGGCAAGCTAGCGCCGGCTTCCACCAGCAGGTTTGACCGTATGAGTGCAGACAGTTTCATGAGATGGCCAAATTCCTGGTTGTTCCGCCGGGAGAGGTTGAACCGCGGGTCGGTATTGAACTGCTTGCCCGACACGCCGCCGATCTTTTTTATCTGGTAATGGTCGTCTTTGGGAGTAAGTGTATGACCAGGAATGGCCCGTTTACTGATCCTGTTGTTTTTTTGTGTTGACATGATGGTAAGTTTTTAAAGTGGTACAAGTACCCCACCGTGGAGTATTTATTTACTGACCCCTACTTTGAGGATGGTGAATGGCACCTGCGTGTCCAATGGCATTAGTACTTTTGCATGCCCTACCGACTCATACCAATTGATGGTGGCCACCAGCAAGTGCAGACAGGGAGCTGTTTTATGGAGTTTAAAAACCAGCTCCTGTTGCGGTATTTGCAGGTGTTTCCAGGGTAAGAGTGTGGTCCTTTGTATTTGTTTTTCTGCTACCATACCCGTAAGATCAATGCTGACCTGTATGAAACGCAACCGGCAATATGTAGCGGAGCGCGGACCTTTTATCGCGTTGCGTGGCACGAAGGCAGGGATAGTGAGGCTCCATTGGCGCTTTTTCCGGTCAACCTTTACGTGTTCGTGCAGTTTTGTGGCCTCCTGCCATGATAATGAGGGGTTGAACTGAAAGTTTTCCAGGCTGGAAAAATCGGCGTTCAGGAGCGACCGGCAGCCAACCGGATTTTGCTTATCGGTTTGTATAATGTTAATAAGTGCTGCTGTTAGTACGGCTGGATGTTGGGCTATGGTGGCGTCTTCGAGGACGGCATCACGGATGAGCGTACCCAGTTTCGCAGCTACTGCAAATTCATCTGAGAGCTTGCGGGTCATGCTAAAGGCAGGATCATTGTTTACCCTATCCTTTGTGAGACCGATCTTACGTACCTGGTAGTAGCCTTCTTTGGGAATTAAGGTATAACCAGGAATTGCCTTGCGTGATTTTTTATTTTTGTATACCATGTTTTTGGGTTTGATGTGTTATGAATAATGTTTTAAGAGCAGGAAACCGGGCATGCTACCGGTTTCCTGATGCATGAACAAGTGTGCTGCCTACTGCTAAGCCGGCTCACTTACCGCGAGTACTGCTGCGGCACAACTCTGGTCGGTAAAGTCCCATGATTTACCATTCACAATTTTCTTAAACTCTATCCCCAATACCACAAATATGGGATGGGGACTGTTGGCAGGCAGCATCATTTGTAATGAGCCTGCCTCAGCGGGATCCTTCGACCAGGGCAGCTCTACGGTCTCGGCCCTGGCGGTGTAGCCTTGCCCATTCACAAAATCAATGGCTGCGGCAGCAGCAAAGAAATGGTAATGGGTGGTGCCTTTGGGCGCGTGGATCTTGTCGTAAGGAATTAAAGCCGGCAAGGTAATGTTGACCAGACCGGATGGCCGCCCCACGGCAATAGACCATCCACCCTCTATTATTACAGCCTGGGAGAACGGCAATGTGTCGTTGAACTCCAAGCCTACGAG includes:
- a CDS encoding helix-turn-helix transcriptional regulator; this encodes MQVQLTEADIERLTLVRDTILKNLRYHYTIPALAQTAGINEFKLKTGFKALYGQPVFDFLTEHRMKMAMELMETNNYSIGEIAHRCGYNHPTNFCAAFRRRYKIRPSDYRKNIPDHVRSAI
- a CDS encoding MauE/DoxX family redox-associated membrane protein, with translation MKRAIVVEIIAFLFVVLFLYTGISKLMDYGVFREQLAESPILKPVAPVVAIGLPILEFVLAAMLIIPKWRLKGFYASTALMIAFTLYIIALMLWADHLPCSCGGVLAQLSWGEHIVFNSVFIVLGIVGIILERKIRRGHPPAMPTVMQ
- a CDS encoding helix-turn-helix domain-containing protein; translated protein: MIRLKDKDMVKLAKAEALIIRSLDKHYTIVEIARMVQMPEKRLKWAFKHTYGMGIYTYLKTQRLLRAKVLMLERKRVHEIIQEIGYSSQSNFSKAFTKTFKERPSEWRKSQLAKTA
- a CDS encoding alpha-L-arabinofuranosidase C-terminal domain-containing protein, which codes for MLRIAAILLISCYTLQAQESITYVINTTTVKTAIQPSLWGIFFEDINRGADGGLNADLIKNGSFEFNTPLMGWKTTARRIPDGVAIIVNRQQENPNNPKYLQLDIPRSTDTLGLVNEGFGGMVIKKEVRYDFSLLVRQQQPGIQLRIELLNAAGKPIATARLQPATSSWQEQSVSLTPTDTARKGRLVIWFEGSGKLDLDMISCYPSDTWKGRPKGLRADMVQALADIKPGFIRFPGGCIVEGTDLNERYQWKQTIGPRVERKLIINKWNHGVAARPTPDYYQSFGLGFLEYFQLCEDIGATPMPIINCGMSCQFNTAEVVPMDQLNPYIQDALDLIEFANGNVNTPWGKKRAELGHPAPFNMKWLGVGNENWGPQYIERLQAFTKAIKQRYPDIQLITSTGYSPNPQFKYMDSVLRKLNVDIIDEHYYQTPNWFLMNAGKYDNYDRKGPKIFLGEYACHSVRIGSQDNRNTLLCALSEAAFMTGLERNADIVTMSAYAPLFAHTDAWQWTPNLIWFDNSRVLATPSYYVQQLFSRNRGTHVVPLLQEGMAVTGQDSCYASAVIDTTTKELIVKLINASGETKQRTIDLPQVKKKKLTGTLAVLKGPAPNAINTLGQPEAVTPAVTTVEIKNKGVITLTPYSVNVLRIKI